Proteins encoded within one genomic window of Rhinolophus sinicus isolate RSC01 linkage group LG05, ASM3656204v1, whole genome shotgun sequence:
- the FCAR gene encoding LOW QUALITY PROTEIN: immunoglobulin alpha Fc receptor (The sequence of the model RefSeq protein was modified relative to this genomic sequence to represent the inferred CDS: inserted 3 bases in 2 codons; substituted 4 bases at 4 genomic stop codons), with product MAPRDTSLLCLVPCLIQKIQALEGKCPIPKTSAVPSSVIPXNESVKIQXCGIPESYLYQQEILQNSTSKVVARRWGFQKVAEFIIKHMDTNTAGRYQGXHRKTLSWSKHSEALEMVVTGLNDKPFLXLVVMSGENISLQGGSAHIPLDRFLLTKERAAALPQHQNGEHQGNFTPGPVNLSFSGNYRCCGWHSGSPYVWSAXELVVTDTVNQGYTMENXIRMGAAGLVLVALLAILAENWHSHKLPHKAHLEDLPELTSSTQKCQTE from the exons ATGGCCCCCAGAGATACCTCCCTCCTCTGTCTCGTGCCCTGTCTAATCCAGAAGATTCAGGCACTGGAAGGGAAATGTCCCATTCCTAAGACATCTGCGGTGCCCAGTTCTGTGATTCCCTGAAATGAGTCTGTGAAGATTCAGTGATGTGGAATACCTGAGTCTTACCTGTATCAACAGGAGATCCTGCAAAACTCCACATCCAAAGTGGTGGCGAGGAGATGGGGATTTCAGAAGGTAGCCGAATTCATCATTAAGCACATGGATACAAACACTGCAGGGCGTTACCAGGGCTGACACAGGAAAACACTCAGCTGGTCAAAGCATAGTGAAGCTCTGGAGATGGTGGTGACAGGCTTGAATGACAAACCCTTTCT CCTTGTGGTGATGAGCGGAGAGAATATTTCCCTCCAGGGTGGTTCAGCACACATCCCACTTGATAGATTTTTACTGACCAAAGAAAGAGCAGCTGCCTTGCCACAGCACCAAAATGGGGAACACCAAGGCAATTTCACTCCGGGTCCTGTGAACCTCAGCTTCTCAGGGAACTACAGGTGCTGTGGTTGGCACAGTGGCAGCCCTTACGTGTGGTCAG CTGAACTTGTGGTCACAGATACCGTGAACCAAGGTTACACGATGGAGAATTAGATCCGAATGGGAGCAGCAGGGCTGGTCCTCGTGGCTCTCTTGGCCATACTGGCTGAAAACTGGCACAGCCATAAGCTTCCACACAAAGCACACTTAGAAGACTTACCTGAACTGACCTCAAGTACACAGAAATGTCAGACAGAATAG